Proteins from a genomic interval of Paenibacillus sp. FSL R5-0623:
- the rimI gene encoding ribosomal protein S18-alanine N-acetyltransferase produces MDNVANNKQEATLQFRFMTLADIPDVMEIEHEAFTLPWTEEAFQNELTHNHFAKYMVMELEGKAIGYAGMWTIMDEAHITNIAVRGAYRGRKLGEKLLDELMSTAAYLGMERMTLEVRVSNSIAQRLYQKKGFESAGLRKGYYSDNGEDAMIMWANLPSAGRSGEEEGSVLDS; encoded by the coding sequence ATGGACAATGTGGCGAATAATAAGCAGGAAGCAACGCTTCAGTTCAGGTTCATGACACTCGCGGATATTCCCGATGTGATGGAGATTGAACATGAGGCCTTTACCCTGCCCTGGACGGAAGAAGCATTTCAAAATGAATTGACACACAATCATTTTGCTAAATATATGGTGATGGAATTGGAAGGCAAGGCCATTGGCTATGCAGGTATGTGGACCATCATGGATGAAGCCCATATTACCAACATTGCAGTCAGAGGCGCGTACCGTGGACGCAAGCTTGGCGAAAAGTTACTGGATGAATTAATGAGCACAGCGGCTTATCTTGGGATGGAACGAATGACGTTGGAGGTCAGAGTCTCGAACAGCATTGCTCAGCGTTTATATCAGAAAAAAGGGTTTGAATCGGCGGGTCTTCGTAAAGGGTATTACTCCGATAATGGGGAAGATGCGATGATTATGTGGGCGAACTTGCCGTCTGCAGGCCGGAGCGGCGAAGAGGAAGGAAGCGTACTGGATTCATGA
- the tsaD gene encoding tRNA (adenosine(37)-N6)-threonylcarbamoyltransferase complex transferase subunit TsaD, translating into MNEINEKINSAPSYILAVETSCDETSVAVVKDGREVLSNLISSQIETHKAFGGVVPEVASRKHVEVITLMLEQAIEQSAIRPRDLSAIAVTQGPGLVGALLVGIVAAKTMAMALGKPLIGTHHIAGHIYANRLTHELQYPAMALVVSGGHTELVHMESEGKFKLIGRTRDDAVGEAYDKVARALGCPYPGGPHVDRMASEAEDVVPLPRVWLEAGSYDFSLSGLKSAVLNVLNQAKMRGETLEPSAVARGFQEAVVEVLVEKAVRAVREYGSRQLLLCGGVAANRGLRSALQERCTKEGLELLIPPMEYCTDNAAMIGAAAYLKWQRGEIAEFDAKADPGLSLEEWSVQSV; encoded by the coding sequence ATGAACGAAATCAATGAAAAAATTAATTCTGCACCATCTTACATTTTGGCGGTGGAGACAAGCTGTGATGAAACATCGGTAGCTGTAGTTAAGGATGGGAGAGAAGTGCTGTCCAATCTGATCTCAAGTCAGATCGAGACGCATAAGGCATTTGGTGGAGTGGTACCTGAAGTGGCTTCACGTAAACACGTTGAAGTCATTACGTTGATGCTGGAACAGGCGATTGAACAGTCCGCCATTCGTCCGCGTGATCTAAGTGCAATTGCCGTAACACAGGGGCCTGGGCTGGTCGGAGCACTGCTGGTGGGTATCGTTGCGGCCAAAACGATGGCGATGGCACTGGGCAAACCGCTCATTGGTACACATCATATTGCCGGGCATATCTATGCCAACCGACTTACTCATGAACTGCAATATCCAGCGATGGCACTGGTCGTATCCGGTGGACATACAGAACTCGTGCATATGGAATCCGAGGGCAAGTTCAAACTGATTGGTCGTACACGTGATGATGCTGTAGGCGAAGCGTATGACAAAGTAGCACGTGCATTGGGTTGTCCTTATCCGGGTGGACCGCATGTGGACCGGATGGCGTCTGAAGCTGAGGATGTAGTGCCATTACCACGGGTATGGCTGGAAGCAGGTTCGTACGATTTCAGTCTCAGTGGTCTGAAGTCTGCTGTACTGAATGTGCTCAACCAGGCCAAAATGCGCGGAGAAACTTTGGAGCCGTCTGCGGTAGCACGTGGTTTCCAGGAAGCTGTTGTTGAAGTACTGGTGGAGAAAGCGGTTAGAGCAGTTCGTGAATATGGTTCACGTCAACTGTTATTATGCGGTGGTGTTGCAGCTAACCGGGGGTTACGCTCGGCATTACAGGAGCGATGCACGAAGGAAGGGCTTGAACTGTTAATCCCTCCAATGGAGTATTGTACAGATAATGCGGCCATGATTGGAGCAGCTGCATATCTGAAATGGCAGCGGGGAGAAATTGCTGAATTTGATGCGAAGGCAGATCCGGGACTTTCCTTGGAGGAATGGTCCGTTCAGTCCGTATAG
- a CDS encoding 2-isopropylmalate synthase, which translates to MTTTNNKRMIEIFDTTLRDGEQAPGASLQPEQKIELAHQLASLGIDVIEPGFPISSPGEFAAVQAISRQLQNVEICGFARAVKGDIDAAVQATADAARRRIHLFISSSDIHIEHQLRRPRSEVVATAREMVSYARQFTDIVEFTAMDAARTKMDDLIEMVEVAIEAGASIINLPDTVGYALPHEYGEMFRRVREGARGGDQVRYSAHCHNDLGLAVANSLAAIANGATQIEVTINGIGERTGNCALEELIMALETRGDVIGATTNIKLNQLYETSRQISRAMHFPIAYNKPVVGRNAFQHESGIHQDGLLKNRSTYEIMDPEALGIPRSMIILGKHSGRHALKDRVRKYGFEPDEQQMEQLYEVFKETADQQKVVSDDQLLQMVSQTMNIPAQDYELVELQVTAGSMTDRMAAVRIRTSAGEHSYSAVGGGPVDATIRAIGQSISDDIAFVDMEMHALSGGEGASAEAVVTVERAGREFRGTATHNDIVMAAGLAYVAACNAAGLKAESSEHHEQEAHA; encoded by the coding sequence ATGACAACAACTAATAACAAACGCATGATTGAAATTTTTGATACAACGCTGCGTGATGGAGAACAGGCACCAGGGGCAAGTCTGCAGCCCGAGCAAAAAATTGAACTGGCACACCAACTGGCTTCTCTGGGTATCGACGTCATTGAGCCTGGATTCCCGATCTCCAGTCCAGGTGAGTTCGCGGCGGTTCAGGCGATTTCGAGACAGTTGCAGAACGTGGAAATCTGCGGATTCGCGCGTGCGGTCAAAGGTGATATCGATGCAGCTGTTCAAGCAACAGCGGATGCAGCACGGCGCCGAATTCACCTGTTTATCTCTTCTTCGGATATTCATATTGAGCATCAACTGCGCCGTCCGCGCAGTGAAGTGGTGGCTACCGCTCGTGAGATGGTATCTTATGCCCGCCAGTTCACGGACATCGTAGAGTTCACAGCTATGGATGCTGCCCGTACCAAGATGGACGATTTGATTGAAATGGTTGAAGTAGCCATTGAAGCTGGAGCGAGCATTATTAATCTGCCGGATACGGTCGGTTATGCCCTGCCACATGAGTATGGCGAGATGTTCCGCCGGGTGCGTGAGGGTGCAAGAGGCGGCGATCAGGTTCGCTATAGTGCCCACTGTCATAATGATCTGGGCCTGGCCGTAGCGAATAGCCTGGCTGCCATTGCCAATGGAGCTACCCAGATTGAAGTGACCATCAATGGTATCGGAGAACGGACGGGGAACTGTGCACTGGAAGAACTGATTATGGCGCTGGAGACTCGGGGAGATGTAATTGGGGCAACGACGAACATTAAGCTGAATCAGCTGTATGAGACTTCACGTCAGATTAGCCGTGCGATGCACTTCCCGATTGCGTACAACAAACCAGTGGTGGGACGTAATGCATTCCAGCATGAATCCGGCATCCATCAGGATGGTCTGCTGAAGAATCGCAGCACTTATGAGATTATGGACCCGGAAGCGCTGGGTATCCCACGCAGCATGATTATTTTGGGCAAACACTCTGGTCGTCACGCCCTGAAGGATCGTGTTCGCAAATACGGTTTTGAGCCGGATGAGCAACAGATGGAGCAATTGTATGAGGTGTTCAAAGAAACCGCAGACCAGCAAAAAGTGGTCAGTGACGACCAGTTATTGCAGATGGTTAGCCAGACCATGAATATTCCTGCACAGGACTATGAACTGGTTGAATTGCAGGTGACGGCGGGCAGCATGACGGATCGAATGGCCGCCGTTCGCATTCGCACAAGCGCTGGAGAACACTCTTACTCCGCTGTTGGCGGGGGACCCGTGGATGCGACCATTCGTGCGATTGGTCAGAGCATTTCCGATGACATTGCATTTGTAGATATGGAGATGCATGCCTTGAGTGGTGGAGAGGGTGCAAGTGCGGAAGCTGTAGTTACCGTGGAGCGTGCAGGACGTGAGTTCCGAGGAACAGCAACACATAATGATATCGTCATGGCTGCCGGTCTTGCTTATGTAGCGGCTTGTAATGCTGCTGGGCTGAAGGCTGAGTCTTCCGAACATCATGAACAAGAAGCACATGCGTAA
- the tsaB gene encoding tRNA (adenosine(37)-N6)-threonylcarbamoyltransferase complex dimerization subunit type 1 TsaB, with protein MPTVQTEWSQMMMEDLQKEPRQRFLALDTSTAVMAAAMMEDHALLEERNERAERNHSVHVVPVMEQLLAASNTQPGHLDGIAVGVGPGSYTGIRIAVTAAKTLAWAWDIPVAGVSSLQAIAWGGWHSGLAAKAEAAAEDAAAGAGGTPSADQGSTGAAPVHWIVPLVDARRGQACTALFASAGSDAPRRLAPDAIRKMDGWLEALAARMAEAAPEERPAAVWIVGETGPHAAAAAELRCPAGTALQLVPYELEGRWVGRLGAAALLAGQRDDVHALVPNYTQLSEAEANLLRKG; from the coding sequence ATGCCGACAGTTCAGACAGAATGGAGTCAAATGATGATGGAAGATTTACAAAAAGAGCCGCGTCAGCGGTTTTTGGCGTTGGACACATCCACCGCAGTGATGGCAGCTGCGATGATGGAAGATCATGCGCTTCTGGAAGAACGCAATGAACGGGCTGAGCGTAACCATTCGGTACATGTTGTACCGGTGATGGAGCAGCTGCTGGCCGCCAGCAACACACAGCCTGGCCATCTGGACGGCATTGCCGTTGGCGTTGGCCCAGGCTCGTACACGGGCATCCGCATTGCGGTGACCGCGGCGAAGACACTGGCCTGGGCGTGGGACATCCCCGTAGCCGGGGTGTCCAGCCTTCAGGCCATCGCCTGGGGCGGCTGGCACAGCGGCCTTGCCGCCAAGGCAGAAGCTGCGGCAGAGGATGCCGCAGCAGGGGCTGGCGGAACGCCATCCGCGGACCAGGGCAGCACAGGTGCTGCCCCTGTCCACTGGATCGTTCCGCTTGTGGATGCACGGCGCGGTCAAGCGTGCACCGCGCTGTTTGCCTCCGCCGGGAGCGATGCGCCCCGGCGTCTGGCGCCTGATGCCATCCGCAAGATGGACGGATGGCTGGAAGCCCTCGCCGCCCGCATGGCGGAGGCGGCGCCGGAAGAGCGGCCCGCAGCCGTCTGGATCGTCGGCGAGACGGGCCCTCATGCTGCGGCAGCGGCGGAGCTTCGCTGCCCCGCAGGAACGGCGCTCCAGCTCGTACCTTATGAGCTGGAAGGCCGCTGGGTTGGGCGCCTTGGCGCCGCCGCGCTGCTTGCAGGTCAGCGTGATGACGTGCATGCGCTGGTGCCGAATTACACCCAGCTGTCCGAAGCGGAAGCCAATCTGCTGCGCAAAGGCTAA